AAGACCGTTAGTAAACTGAAAAACGATGAAAAATGTGATGTTATTATCGCACTTACCCATATTGGAATGACTGAAAAGGAAGGCATGCTGAGCAGCCGGGACATTGCGAAGGCAGTGCCGGAAATCAATGTCATCATTGACGGACATACGCATGCGCAGTATGACGAAGTGGTGGGAAACACATTGATTGCCCAGACTGGCGCCTATTTCAGCAATGCCGGTATTGTGAAAATTTTTTACGAGCCTGATAGCAGGAAAATCGTCAACACAGTCGGCCGCGTTATTTCGCCGACGGATGCTGAGGCGTATGAATCAAACTGGGAAGTCTCAAAAATCATTGAAGACATTGAAGCGCGGCAGAAGCCTGTTTTAAACCAGGTTGTTGGGAAAACCGACGTACCGCTGGAGGGCAGCGCGATTAAAACCTATACTGAAGAAACAAACCTGGGGAGGGTGATTACCTCGGCTTATCTGGAGACGACGGGAGCTGATATTGCCTTTGAGAACTGCGGAGGGATTCGAGCGTCCATTGCAGCAGGGGATATCACCAAGGGCAGCGTTATTGGCGTTTCACCCTTTGGCAATTATCTGGTGACCAAAAAAATTACTGGGGCTGATCTGAAAAGCATTCTGGAAAAGTCTCTTGAAATGGGGGCGAATAACCTAAAGGCTTATCAGGAAGGAAAACACGAATGGCCTGCAAACGGCGGCGGTTCCTATCTGCAGATTGGCGGTATGAAGGTGGCCTATGACCCAGCCAGGTCTTTGGACAATCGGCTGGTATCAGTAGATATCGGCGGCGCTCCCCTTGATCTTGACAGTACCTATACCGTGGTGACCAACCAGTTTGTGGCTTCAAACGCCTCCAAATACCCTGAGCTGGCGGTCAAGCCAGAGCTTAACCAATACGGTGCTTCTGAGGAGGCGGTGATGCGCTATATCACAAACCATTCGGGCAAGGAGGAGTGGGTAGCCTTGATGAGTGAAAAAAATCTGAAAGCCGTGGGGGGCAGCGGGGATACCGGAACACAGCCCGGAAATGAAGCGGTTGAGAATCAGAATCCCATGACGGACCCCTCTGAGGAGGAGCAAAAACAAACGTCAGGTACCCAGAATATAACCGGAACAGGTGAGAATGCCCCAACCGGAGTCTTTGACAACAAGGCTGGAGCGGCTATTTTTGCCGCGGCAGCCCTGGCTGTGCTGATACTGGGAGCGGCGGTGTTTAAACATGAGAGTGACTACCGTCAGCAGAAGGAAAAATAGAACAATGACCTTTTTTACAGGTTGTGCTTTTATTTACCTGTAAAAATTAGAGGATAAATAGTAAAAAAAGGTTATTGAGAGAAACAGCATGGAAGTATTAAGAAAAATCTTTTATAATATTAAGTAAAGAATGGCTGGTGTTAATAAGACAGCTCGTTCTCTAATTTTACAAACATGAGGAGGTAATTATGGCTCAGATTTTAATTTCACCAAGCAAATATGTTCAGGGGTCCGGTGAATTGTACCGTTTAGGAGAGTATGTTTCTGCATTGGGGAAAAAGGCACTCTGCCTGATTACAGACAGCGGCCTGAAACGAAATCAGGCTGTGCTCGACAAAAGCTTTGAGGGAAGCGGCGTATCCGTTGATTATGAAGCTTTTAACCGGGAATGCTGTAAGAAAGAAATCGACCGGATCGGCGCGGTCTGTAAGGAAAAAGGGATTGATGTTGTGATTGGTGTAGGGGGCGGAAAGACCTTTGATACCATCAAGGCCGTAGGCTATTATCACGACCTGCCGGTTGTGATTGTCCCGACCATTGCCTCCACCGATGCGCCGTGCAGCGCCCTGTCGGTTATTTACACCGAAGACGGCGTGTTTGAAAGCTATTTGTTCTTAAAACAAAACCCAAATCTTGTTCTGGTTGATACCGACATTATCGCGAAATCACCGTCGCGTCTGGTTGTTGCCGGAATGGGCGACGCACTGGCGACCTATTTTGAAGCGCGCGCCTGCGAAGCCAGCAACGCTTCTACCTGTGCGGCTGGCACCACGACAATGGCGGCACAGAATCTGGCAGAGCTTTGCTATGACACGCTGATTGAAGAGGGCTTTATGGCCAAACTGGCAGCCGATAATAACTGCTGTACCAAGTCGCTTGAAAAAATTATCGAAGCAAACACACTGCTCAGCGGTATCGGGTTTGAAAGCGGCGGCCTGGCAGGCGCCCACGCGATCCACAACGGCTTTACCGTATTGCCGGAATGCCACCATATGTATCATGGCGAAAAAGTAGCCTTTGGCACACTGGTTCAGCTTGTTCTGGAAGACGCGCCAGTAGAAGAAATGGAGGAAGTATTGGAATTCTGCCTGTCGGTAGGACTGCCGGTAACGCTCAAGGAACTCGGCGTTGAAGAAGTCACAGAAGAAAAGATCCGTGCAGTGGCTGAAGCTTCTACTGTCCCGGACGAATCCATTCACAATATGCCATTTGAAGTAACCGCTGATTCTGTTTACGCGGCGATTATGGTAGCGGACAGCCTCGGTAAGGAATACTTGGGATAAAAACAGGAATGAAAAAAAGCTCCAGTGCAATATTGGAGCTTTTTTGACCCATAGGGATTAAAAACAACACTTGATATTTAATGAGAAAAGGTATACACTAAAGAGAGTGGGAGCGTATCGCTCCCGATCTTAAACTTAAACAGGACCGGCAAAACGATCCGATCAGGAGGTTATACAATGAAGAAAGAGCAACTGGAAAGAATGGCGAATGGCAAAGGCTTTATCGCGGCCCTGGACCAGAGCGGCGGCAGCACGCCAAAGGCACTGAGATTGTACGGCATCGCTGAGGACAGCTATCAGGGCGATGATGAGATGTTTGATTTGGTTCACGCCATGCGGGCGCGGATCATCAAAAGCCCAGCCTTTACATCAGAATATATTCTGGGGGCGATTCTCTTTGAAAAGACCATGGACCGTACCATTGACGATGTTTACACAGCCGATTACCTCTGGGAGAAAAAGGGAATACTGCCGATTTTAAAGGTCGATAAGGGTTTGGCCGAGGAAAAGGACGGCGTTCAGCTCATGAAGCCGATCCCGGATCTGGACGGCTTACTCAAGCGGGCGGCAGACCGCCATATCTTTGGTACAAAAATGCGCTCAGTCATTCAATCTGCCAATGCGGCTGGCATTAAACAGATTGTTGACCAGCAGTTTGAAGTGGGTCTGCAAATTGCGGCAGCCGGCTTTGTGCCAATACTGGAACCGGAAGTCAATATCAAAAGCGATGATAAAGCAGAATGCGAAAAAATACTGAAAACGGAAATTTTAGACCGCCTGAATACC
The DNA window shown above is from Eubacterium limosum and carries:
- a CDS encoding bifunctional metallophosphatase/5'-nucleotidase; the encoded protein is MYKKILAITLAALLFLAGVNPAFTQDGNDNPPDGTIALTIVHTNDTHGQYKNSASTVGFEKVKAIADKENADLILDAGDAFHGLPFATIEQGKSTAELLRAVGYDAVCPGNHDFNYGAAALKALGTEEPAVKTEDSEGRADKAQKNFKLLNANVVNASDGQNYFQPYMTKTVTRGEEVSVKVGVFGLISPDVYSSTAPENVKDVRFDDAVEAAKKTVSKLKNDEKCDVIIALTHIGMTEKEGMLSSRDIAKAVPEINVIIDGHTHAQYDEVVGNTLIAQTGAYFSNAGIVKIFYEPDSRKIVNTVGRVISPTDAEAYESNWEVSKIIEDIEARQKPVLNQVVGKTDVPLEGSAIKTYTEETNLGRVITSAYLETTGADIAFENCGGIRASIAAGDITKGSVIGVSPFGNYLVTKKITGADLKSILEKSLEMGANNLKAYQEGKHEWPANGGGSYLQIGGMKVAYDPARSLDNRLVSVDIGGAPLDLDSTYTVVTNQFVASNASKYPELAVKPELNQYGASEEAVMRYITNHSGKEEWVALMSEKNLKAVGGSGDTGTQPGNEAVENQNPMTDPSEEEQKQTSGTQNITGTGENAPTGVFDNKAGAAIFAAAALAVLILGAAVFKHESDYRQQKEK
- a CDS encoding glycerol dehydrogenase, translating into MAQILISPSKYVQGSGELYRLGEYVSALGKKALCLITDSGLKRNQAVLDKSFEGSGVSVDYEAFNRECCKKEIDRIGAVCKEKGIDVVIGVGGGKTFDTIKAVGYYHDLPVVIVPTIASTDAPCSALSVIYTEDGVFESYLFLKQNPNLVLVDTDIIAKSPSRLVVAGMGDALATYFEARACEASNASTCAAGTTTMAAQNLAELCYDTLIEEGFMAKLAADNNCCTKSLEKIIEANTLLSGIGFESGGLAGAHAIHNGFTVLPECHHMYHGEKVAFGTLVQLVLEDAPVEEMEEVLEFCLSVGLPVTLKELGVEEVTEEKIRAVAEASTVPDESIHNMPFEVTADSVYAAIMVADSLGKEYLG
- a CDS encoding fructose bisphosphate aldolase; amino-acid sequence: MKKEQLERMANGKGFIAALDQSGGSTPKALRLYGIAEDSYQGDDEMFDLVHAMRARIIKSPAFTSEYILGAILFEKTMDRTIDDVYTADYLWEKKGILPILKVDKGLAEEKDGVQLMKPIPDLDGLLKRAADRHIFGTKMRSVIQSANAAGIKQIVDQQFEVGLQIAAAGFVPILEPEVNIKSDDKAECEKILKTEILDRLNTLDDNVRLMFKLSLPSENGFYSDIIADKHVVRVVALSGGYTREESNALLAQNPGLIASFSRALSEGLNASQSDAEFNAMLAESIKSIYDASIK